The segment TGTGTACGCTCAGGGGGAATGATATGGCGTACTTCCATCTTCCTCCTCTGAACATCCAGTGAGGATTCTTGTTCCCACCCGGTTTTTTCCCGCAATCGATCGATAACGGCTCGGTAGAACTGGTCGGTTCCTGCATCGTTAAAGCGGCTGGCCATGGTTCCGTACACAGGAAGAGCCTCATCGGGAACATCAAACAGATTGTGATTGCGGCGATACTGTTTACGAACATCCCGAAGTGCATCTTCAGAGCCTTTCCGATCAAACTTATTAATGGCAATCAAATCTGCGTAATCCAGCATTTCGATTTTTTCCAGCTGGGAAGGGGCACCAAATTCCGAAGTCATGACATAAACAGATAAATCCGCTACTTCAACGATATCCGCATCTCCCTGGCCGATACCACTGGTTTCCACCAGGATCAGATCAAAGCCTGCCCTCTTGACAATCGCAATCGCATCCTGAATTCCGGCGGACAGTTCCGACCGATTGCGCCGAGTGGCCAGACTCCTCATAAATACCCGGGGATGGTGCACGGCATTCATGCGAATTCGATCCCCCAACAAGGCCCCTCCGCTTTTTTGCTTGGAGGGATCGATGGATAAAACAGCGATTTTTTTATCGGGATAATCTGCTAAAAAACGACGTACCCATTCATCTGTAAGAGAACTTTTCCCGGCTCCCCCTGTTCCGGTCAAGCCGACTACCGGTGCGGAAGAGGCCGGATTGTTTTTCAACTCCCGTAAAATCCCTTTATGATCCCGCCTGAAGTTCTTATCTGTCACGGCCCGTTCCACCATGGTAATCATCCGGGCAATGCTCCGGTAATCTCCCTTCGCCACTTCCTCCGGTTCGTTATCCAAACCATCCACGGTGGGAAAATCACAAGCCTTCATCATATAGTTAATCATTCCCTGCAGGCCCATGGTACGTCCGTCCTCAGGAGAGAAAACTTTCGCTACTCCATAAGCCTTCATTTCCTTTATTTCTTTGGGAACGATTACGCCTCCGCCTCCGACGAAAACCTGGATATGAGCTGCCCCTCGCTCACGAAGACGATCCATCATATACTTAAAATATTCCACATGCCCTCCCTGATAGGAAGAGACGGCAATTCCCTGAACGTCTTCCTGGATGGCGGCATCCACAATCAAATCAACGGAGCGATCATGTCCCAGGTGAATCACCTCTGCTCCACTGGACTGGAGCAACCGGCGAAACAGGTTGATAGAGGCATCATGTCCGTCAAACAGACTGGCAGCCGTTACAAACCGAACGGCATGAACAGGTCGGTATACTTCCTGATCCATCTCATTTTCCTCCCTTACCTTCATGAGTAAGTTCGTGAAGTAACAAAGATGTCTGCTTTTCTGTGAACTCCTTTAAGGTATAGTGGCCGGATAAGGCCCAACGGCGGAATGTCCACATCTGTCCCAACACGATAATGTTATGGGCCATTAATCGAACAGAGGAAGTATCCAATTGCAAGGTGCCATCATCGATTCCTTTATGCAGAATCTCAGCAAACAAAGAGGTAATCTCCTCTTCCCGTCGGAGAATGGACTCCATCGCCTTTTTCGGTAAAGATTTGGTCTCCTGATAGATGAGAAGGACATTGTCACTCATTTCTTCCATTACTTTAAAATGCTGAGCTACAGCCCGGATCAGGCACTCTCTTCCGGTTCCCGTATCTTCCAGGGCCTTTCGCAAACGGGATTCCAGTTCGGAATGGATGAAATCACAGACAAGGTACAGGACGTCCTCTTTGGTTTGAATATATTCATACATGGTTCCGATGGACAAACCACACTCCTTGGCGATTTCCCGGGTCGTGGTTTTGTGAAATCCTTTTCGTACAAAAAGGTCACAAGCCGCTTGTACAATCTGTTGTCGCCTTCGCTCCACCAGCTGCCGGTTTTTCACCATGGAGGGAATCCCCTTTTCATCCTGGCTCATGAATCCGCCTCCTTCTTCTCCCGACATGGAATCAGGGATCTCATCCAGTATTTCGCCACTTGGTGAGGATCTTTATCCCGGGACTGCACCTGGTCGAGGTCCTGTTGAAAGGCGGTTTTTTTCATCTCTTCCCCCAGCCAGTTTTGCAAACGTGCCTCCATGATTTCCTGTACTTCCCGTCGCAAATGTGAAAGGCGGCGATCCCTCCAAAGCCCGGACTGTTGAAGATGTTCACGATGGCGAACCATTTCCGGCCAAATGGTTTCCACGCCGCTGTCATTTTTTGGGGAGGTTTGTACGATGGAAGGCATCCAGTCATTCTCCCCTTTGGCCAAATGGAGCATCTCTTTGATATCTCGTACCAGTTTGCCGGCACCTGGCAAGTCCGCTTTATTAACAATGAATAAATCAGCCACTTCCATGATCCCTGCTTTAAAGACTTGCACTGCATCTCCGCTTCCGGGTGTCAGCACCAAAGCTACTGTGTCAGCCATATGCATGATATCGATTTCCGACTGACCCACACCCACGGTTTCCACGAAGATGACATCCATCCCGGCGGCGTCCAGTACCCGTACTGCCTCCTTGGTTCCCCGTGCCAACCCTCCCAGACTGCCCCGGCTCCCCATACTCCGGATAAACACTCCTTCATCCAAAGCATGGCGGGTCATCCGTACCCGGTCTCCCAGTAAAGCTCCTCCGGTAAAGGGACTGGTGGGATCTACTGCTAAAATCCCCACTTTCAGTTCCCGATGTCGCAAATCATCAATCAGACGATCCACCAGGGTGCTTTTTCCCGCACCGGGTGAGCCTGTGATTCCAACCACATAGGCTTTACCGGTTAAGGGGTAAAGGGCTCCCAACAAATCGTCTTTTAAGTCCGTTCCATTTTCGATTAAACTGATCGCCCTGGCAATCCGACGCCGATCTCCCCGGCAAATGGCCTCAACCCATTCCTGCACCCCATTATCCCCCCTTTCCTGAATATGCCCTCCGAAACCACTTCGCCGGCTGTCCTTCAGGATGCCGTTCCTGCCCCTGACAGAGGCAAACATCTATGGATACGGCATCCCCCAGTCAGACAGCCCCGATCCAATCGCTTTCCATCATTGATCCCGCAACAGGTGCCCCGCAATCACCACACGCTGAATTTCATTGGTTCCTTCATAGATTTGTGTGATCTTGGCATCCCGCATCATCCGTTCCACGGGATATTCCCGGGTATAACCGTATCCTCCCAGGATCTGTACAGCTTCCGTCGTCACATTCATAGCAATGTCTCCGGCATACAACTTGGCCATGGCAGAAGCCTTTCCATAGGGAAGCCCTTGACTTTCCAGCCAAGCCGCCTGATAAGTGAGCAACCGGGCTGCCTCAATTTGAGTGGCCATATCCGCCAGCTTAAATTGAATCCCCTGTAACTTGGCAATGGGCTTTCCAAATTGTTGACGCTCCTTGGCATAGGCCAGTGCTTCATCCAAAGCGCCTTGGGCAATTCCCACAGCCTGGGCGGCGATGCCATTCCGCCCGCCATCCAATGTCATCATGGCAATTTTAAAGCCCTGCCCTTCTTCTCCCAGACGATTTTCCGCAGGAATGTAACAATCCTCCATGATAATTTCCGTGGTGGGTGAGGAACGAATCCCCAGCTTTTTTTCTTTTTTCCCGATGGAAAATCCAGGTGTCCCTTCTTCCACAATAAATGCAGTAATCCCTTTGTGCTTTTTATCCGCATCCGTTACGGCGAAAACAAGGTATACCTCCGCTTCGCCTCCATTGGTAATAAAAATCTTGTTTCCATTGAGAAGGTAGCCGTCTCCTTTTCTTACCGCAGTTGTTCGCATTCCTGCCGCATCGGAGCCGGATCCCGGCTCGGTCAATCCATAGGCACCTATCTTTTTTCCTTCTGCCATGGGACGCAGGAAGCGCTCTTTTTGTTCCGGTGTTCCAAAACGGTAAATCGGCCACCCTGCCAGGGAAATATGAGCCGAAAGTGTCACTCCGGTAGAAGCGCAAACCCGGGATAACTCTTCCACTGCAATCACATAACTGAGATAATCGGAACCCGCTCCTCCTGTTTCCTCCGGCCACGGAATCCCCGTTAAGCCCAAGGCACCCATCTGGTCAAATATAGAGCGGTCAAACCTTTCCTCCTCATCCCGTTCATCAGCTGTAGGTGCCACTTTTTCCACTGCAAAATCTCTTACCATTTTACGCATCATTTCATGTTCATCACTTAAGCGAAATTGCATGGTACCGGTTCCCTCCCTTTCTCCGCAACTCTATATTTACTGTGTCAACAGCTCTCCCGATACAACCAGACGCTGAATTTCATTGGTTCCCTCATAAATCTGCGTCACCTTTGCGTCCCTGAACAATCGTTCCACCGGATACTCACGGGTGTATCCATACCCTCCGTGAATCTGGATGGCTTCCGTCGTCACCGCCATCGCTGTATCGGAAGCCATCATTTTCGCCATGGATGCCTCCTTTTTACAGGGATGCCCCTGCTCCCGCATCTCGGCGGCACGATACACCAACAATCGGGACGCTTCTATCTGGGTTGCCATATCTGCCAATTTAAACTGAATTCCTTGCAACTTGGCAATCGGTTTGCCAAACTGCTGTCGTTCCAAGGCATAGGAGCGGGAAGCCTCTAAAGCCGCTTGGGCAATACCCAGGGCTTGTGCACCGATTCCGATCCTTCCTCCCGCCAGGTTGGACAAGGCGATCTCATATCCCTGTCCCTCCTCACCCAATCGGTTTTCCACCGGCACCTCTGCCTGCTCAAATAAGATCTCACAAGTGTTTGAGCCGCCTAAACCCATTTTCTTTTCAACCTTGCCGATG is part of the Kroppenstedtia pulmonis genome and harbors:
- a CDS encoding TetR/AcrR family transcriptional regulator, whose amino-acid sequence is MSQDEKGIPSMVKNRQLVERRRQQIVQAACDLFVRKGFHKTTTREIAKECGLSIGTMYEYIQTKEDVLYLVCDFIHSELESRLRKALEDTGTGRECLIRAVAQHFKVMEEMSDNVLLIYQETKSLPKKAMESILRREEEITSLFAEILHKGIDDGTLQLDTSSVRLMAHNIIVLGQMWTFRRWALSGHYTLKEFTEKQTSLLLHELTHEGKGGK
- a CDS encoding acyl-CoA dehydrogenase, yielding MQFRLSDEHEMMRKMVRDFAVEKVAPTADERDEEERFDRSIFDQMGALGLTGIPWPEETGGAGSDYLSYVIAVEELSRVCASTGVTLSAHISLAGWPIYRFGTPEQKERFLRPMAEGKKIGAYGLTEPGSGSDAAGMRTTAVRKGDGYLLNGNKIFITNGGEAEVYLVFAVTDADKKHKGITAFIVEEGTPGFSIGKKEKKLGIRSSPTTEIIMEDCYIPAENRLGEEGQGFKIAMMTLDGGRNGIAAQAVGIAQGALDEALAYAKERQQFGKPIAKLQGIQFKLADMATQIEAARLLTYQAAWLESQGLPYGKASAMAKLYAGDIAMNVTTEAVQILGGYGYTREYPVERMMRDAKITQIYEGTNEIQRVVIAGHLLRDQ
- the meaB gene encoding methylmalonyl Co-A mutase-associated GTPase MeaB → MQEWVEAICRGDRRRIARAISLIENGTDLKDDLLGALYPLTGKAYVVGITGSPGAGKSTLVDRLIDDLRHRELKVGILAVDPTSPFTGGALLGDRVRMTRHALDEGVFIRSMGSRGSLGGLARGTKEAVRVLDAAGMDVIFVETVGVGQSEIDIMHMADTVALVLTPGSGDAVQVFKAGIMEVADLFIVNKADLPGAGKLVRDIKEMLHLAKGENDWMPSIVQTSPKNDSGVETIWPEMVRHREHLQQSGLWRDRRLSHLRREVQEIMEARLQNWLGEEMKKTAFQQDLDQVQSRDKDPHQVAKYWMRSLIPCREKKEADS